The DNA segment ACAAATTATATGTTTCAAtgaacaaaaaaaaaacgaaaaaaaaagtcCCATCCGATATACTTGTTTGAATTCCTCATATGAAATCATATACTGGAGCATGTGCATCAACATCGTATTACCATATATGGAGTTTTTCAACGCAACAATGGTTTGTACTCttaacaaataaaaatagaaactaTATACAGGCCAGCAGCTGTTATCATAAGAAAGGCAGCAAAATTCAGATGTATGGCAATGTTGACCTCCTCAAGATATGGTAAAAATCGATTCAACTAATAGCAAAAAGTAGACTAGCTGTAGTAAAAAGGTGTTAGTATATTTTTGCCtctaaaaggtttttttttttttttaaaaaaaaaaaaaacttattttctgaaaatattttttACAGTGTTTAGTTGGAGACTAAATAATATTTTCTGAAGAAAAAAAAGGTTATTAAGACAATATTTTGTCCAAGGAATGTTGTACTCCGGCTTAGGTCGGACTAGAACTGATTACTCAAGTATTTGCTTGGGATCGAAATTTACCCTTTTGATCTCTGAACTAtcaataaatataattttaatttttgtgatATTTGGCGAATGCATTTGTGATCCCCTATTTGTAAATCTTCCCAAATTTACCGAATAATATATGGTTACATCATTTGACTAATCATATATTACGTTAAGTTTGTACTTTTATTTCATGCGGTGATATAGTTCTAAGTATTCAGAGATGAGCTAGCTTATTAAGTGCAGGTTTGATCAAAAATTAGTCACTTCTGCTTAAACACTGTATTTGTATtagaaaattcattaaatatatatataaatatttaattgtgaTCCCAATAACTAAGACGAATTATGAGTTCAGTAACAATTTCAGAAGGGAAAATTTCGCATAAGAACAACTGGGctccctacttttcaattttatagaccatattttaatttacaaccaactagcccaaaaataataggctaatactcaacattcaactccaataggttctcgaaattactatttaatttttaaaaaagattgctcaagcttttaagttaatttttgaTTCAGtgactgtgactcaaatattagttaaacaaaccaaatccatttgggtgatgaaaattaaatttttaacaagcttaaatatgtgggtttaaattccgAATTTCATTTTGTGCGAATTTTGGAGTGAGTGTTATTTAAACTTGTTAAAAATAGTATAAGtatgttgtatataaaatttgatgttatttaatggagatttggattggtttttaacaagaattgcaactgaaaatcgtgaaagaagttcgtctacaaacgcttgtataaatatgtataaaattgtataatagtgtataagatgtttttatacactcatatacactattatacaagattatacataattatacaaaaaactgacttcgtctccTTTCTTGCGtcattttctgaaatttaactcaaatcttctCCAAATcactttaaattttaaattttgaacttcttttgatattttcaataaattggaacaacacccaatccaaacaactaataaactcaaaaaatcctattctcgaaagcaaagctttgaatggacttcaatggtggacttctactctttaattttcttacattgcaatcAGTTGATACGGGGGGAGAAGCAGAAAATACACGGCTCCGTGAAacatatgtagatgatgtgagaagaagagagagtgaaagcaatggttgtgagaagACAAATTTAACTCCATATCTTTTTAGAAGCAACGGTTGTAAGAACACAAAATTTAaatttgctagtgctttcaaaatatgtacaatatgggctaggttgggtaaaacttaaaaacatgggtcattttttgttatggtgtaaATTCATGTgtgttttcttgtaattctttctttgtaacccataaacttcaaattctgGTTCTGCATTTATAAGTATAGTCTAAATGTAAGTAGTATTCATATAAAATTGAACAAAAAcacattttaataaaataaaggtTAAATGTACTTAGTTATATTATAAGgatcaaaattaaaatttattaataattAAGAAATTGAATGTATTATTCGTCCCTCGTTTATTTTGCTCAATAGGTTGTGTATGTAAGTGGGCGTAATATTTGGCAGCTGTATATTTCTTCCATGCTATACGAACTCTATCAGATTAATTCACTTTTAAACAGATGAAAAATGTAATTTATAAAATTGTTGCATTTAGGAGGTTATATATTAATAATTTTCATTTCTAAAATTCCTAATAGTGTTTAAACAAGTTTTACCTTTACGTAAAATGCACTTTACATGGTGGAACCTTAATTATTCaatattagttaattagttaatcAAAACCTTCGATCAACCCTCACATGTAGAGCACGTGACTCAACCATTTCCTCACTTACCTCTTTACTAGAGTATGAAAAATGGTATTCCACTATAATAATGTAGTAGTCCATTTAATtacattaataataataataatgcatACAAATATGTCAGTGTATATATAGAGTATTACCAAAAACTACCATTTTCTCTCTCATTTGACTCTTTTAACCCttaaatatcacttatttcatCTTCACTATTGTTAGTACAACTCCATCACTTAACTTTCATACCATCAACAATAACTACTACATCTAATGACTCATTAAGCCTAAAAACACCAGTTAACCATTGAATTTACCAATATACCCTCCACCCCACCACCAAGAACCACCGTGCCCCTCCTCCCTAGGTGGGGCCActtccaccaccaccaccaccaagaTTGGACCCCACATGCCCCATTTTTTTGTTTTCACTCTTTGATCATTTTTATCAAAGATCTATCCAACAGATCTGAGTGTCCCTTGTGCATTACGCGTTGAACTTTCCAAACTCTCTCTTTAAATTGTCTTTGTGTGGATCCCTTAGCTTCTTGTTCATTCATTCTCTGATCCACGCCACCCCCACAGCTCAGCATATAAATATTACTCCACTGACCAAGTAAAGAGAGTGAACCCCATTACTCTCAAAGTAACAAGAAAAgaatctcccccccccccccccaaaaaaaaaaaaaactctacaAACCCAAAAGAGTCTTTTTCTTCACATCACCaaattcttgttttatttttattttccccACATTTATAATAATATTCCTCCATCCCCACTAAATTTTATTTCATTACTATAATATACTGGTATGTGTATGTTTatacatcattttcattcattATTATTTCTATAATTGAGAGAAGAGTGGTTGTTGTTACTTGTAATGGGTGTTTAAAAGCAGTGTCATAAAGGGTTGTGCTTTTCTTGAATGTGTAGTGTAACGGGGGTTCTCTCCTAATGTGCTAAGCGGGTATTATCTCCTCCATTCTTGATTGTGTTGCTCAAGTAATGGATACTAAAGGGAGGCTAGTTGCTGGTTCACACAATAGGAATGAGTTTGTTGTCATCAATGCTGATGAAGTTGGAAGAGTAAGTGCTGCCTTTTCAATATCTTACCTTTTCTTGTATTCATCTCTTTCACTTCTTAGCTCCATTCTGAGTAATTTCAAGGAGATTTGAGGTCAAACTGCCATTCAAAGTTGCTACTTTTTTTTGTCGGTGGGGTGTTATTGACCACATTTTTGCTCTTTCTGTAAGTTACCATTTCCTCATTTCCTGTTTCTGTGCAAAAAAGGTGTGATTTTTGAGGATAAAGTTCACAACTTTTTCTTCCGTTTTGCTGGATTCTTAGATTTTACTCAAACAAGTTTGCACAGATTTTGGGGGGAGGGTGTTGTCTTCTAGTGCTTCACTTCAGCTGAGTAAAGATCCCTAATTCATTGCTTTTGATTGTGCAATATCTAGATTTAACTTGCCAAAATTGGCTCTCTTTTTTTACCACCACTTTTAAGCTCCCTTGATTTCAGAGCCTGCTAAAGCCTATTACTGGCATTCTTTTTGCGTAAGTTTGTTTACATGCCCAAGATTGTTTTTTTCTAGAACTTTTCTAAATGGGGCTCTGTGAATTCCAAGCATGGAAATTCTTGATCTGAAGAGGTGTTGATATTTCTTAATTGTTTATTAATTACAGGTAACTTCTGTGAAAGAATTAAGTGGGCAGATTTGCCAGATTTGTGGAGATGAGATTGAAGTTACAGTAGATGGGGAGCCATTTATCGCTTGCAATGAATGTGCATTCCCTGTTTGCAGACAATGCTATGAGTATGAAAGGAGAGAAGGAAATCAAGCTTGCCCTCAATGCAAAACTCGGTTCAAGCGCATTAAAGGGAGCCCCAGAGTTGATGgagatgatgaagatgatgaatTTGATGACTTAGACCATGAGTTCGATTACCATGGTAACCCTCGATATATGTCTGAGGCTGCACTCTCTTCTCGTCTTGGCCGCGGTACCAATCATAATGCTTCTGGGCTTACTACCCCATCAGAAATAGATCCTGCTGCTCTTCACTCAGAGATCCCTCTTCTTACTTATGGTCAAGAGGTAATCCCTCAAGATTGTCAATTTTTTTTGTTCTCCCTCTCTTGAATTAATATTGTctcctttttgtcttttttttttctcttgagCCGAGTGTCTTTCGGAAACCGCCTCTTTACTCCTTAGGGTAGGGAtgaggtctgcgtacacactaccctccccagaccccacttgtgggattatactggattgttgttgttgttgttgtctgttGAATTTTGGCTAAAAAGTTGCAATTTTTGGATTTGTCGCTTAGGATGATACAATTTCCGCTGACAAGCATGCTCTTATCATCCCACCGTTTATGGGTCGCGGAAAGAAAGTTCATCCTGTGCCTTATTCTGATTCCATGTCTTGTAAGTTAAAACATGTTTGTGCTAAATTTTAATTCTTTGACCAATTTTCCAGTATTAGAGGGCCTAATGTGTTTGATACTTTGCAGTGCCTCCTCGGCCCATGGATCCTAAGAAAGATTTGGCAGTTTATGGATACGGGACTGTTGCATGGAAGGAAAGAATGGAGGACTGGAAGAAAAAACAGAATGATAAATTACAGGTGGTTAAGCACGGAGGCGGTAAAGGTGGTGGTAACGATGGAGATGAGCTGGATGATCCCGATTTGCCCAAGTAGGTGTATGCGTTCCATTTTTTTTAACCAACCTCATGAGTGATCTGTGATATGACTTGCACTTTATTTTATTTGTGGGATGGTGACTTGCAGTTGTTGCAAGCTGTAGATGTTATTGATTGTGTGGAACTATGTGCTGAAGAAAATACTCAAGTACTAAGGTTTTCTTACTTTAGTACAAGGCGTGAAAAGTTGATCATGTCACATGTGTTTCGATTTTTTTTGAGGTTCTTTTAGTTGAGACTGACTTAAGAAGTTTGATCATACCAGACAGCAACTTAGTCTCGTGCAGGTTACTGCGCCTTTCAAAAAACTAATTCAGTTGTCATTTTGTTTCAATAAGTATGTGAAAGGGAAATCTCATTAACGGAAATGGTAGCCACACTGAGCCCTTGATCAAAAGGGATACAAAATTTAATCATGGATGGATGTCCATCCACCTTTTTTCTGCAGCTGCTGCATTGACGTAGTTTTGGCACCCTGGGGTAGATTTGCTTGTGACTTGGATGTACTTGCTTATTGATCAAACTAGAATCTCTGCACTGTCTAATTGGCTTTGGAGTTATTCTCCTTTTGAAAGAATCTTAATGACAAAGAGACTTCCCAATGAAATTAATTACcattttttcttaacaaaaaattAAGCAAATGTAAGTTGTACTTGCATAAAAAAAGATATGAAACATAGGGGATAAATGTTGCAGATTAGTCACTTGAATTGAAGCATTTTTGTACAGCATAGTCCATCTCTTTTGCCACTTATCTTTTGTTGTTGTGGGTATAACATGTTGCATGTCTGTTTATTCCAGCGAGGACCTTACTTTCTAAAACCCAATCACTGCTTTATTTGAACATTCTTTGTATCAGTAAGATTTGTCTTTCTTATTTTATCTCTGTTTGCAGGATGGATGAAGGCAGACAACCACTTTCGAGAAAGCTGCCTATTTCCTCTAGTAGGCTGAGCCCATACAGATTACTCATTTTAGTTCGTCTTGCTGTTGTTGGGCTCTTTTTCCACTATAGAATAACGCATCCTGTCAATGATGCATATGCATTGTGGCTGATTTCTATCATATGTGAAATATGGTTTGCGGTATCGTGGATATTTGATCAGTTCCCTAAATGGTTTCCGATTGTGCGAGAGACATACCTGGACAGGCTATCTCTGAGGTATATGCATAATATAATAGGTGTGTCTGTGTGTATACATACATGCCTCTCTGGTCATGTCCTTACCTTAAATGTTTTTCTCAGGTATGAGAAAGAAGGAAAGCCTTCTGGGTTAGCCCCTATAGATATATTTGTTAGTACGGTGGATCCCATGAAAGAACCTCCGCTTATTACTGCAAATACTGTTCTCTCCATTCTCGCTGTGGATTATCCGGTGGACAAGGTTTCGTGCTATGTCTCTGACGATGGTGCTGCCATGCTTACTTTTGAGGCTCTCTCTGAAACATCTGAATTCGCAAGGAAATGGGTCCCATTCTGCAAGAAGTTCAACATAGAGCCTCGGGCCCCGGAGTGGTATTTCTCCCAGAAGGTTGATTATCTGAAAAATAAAGTACATCCATCATTTGTGAGGGAACGTCGTGCTATGAAGGTGTGCAAGTTATCAAGTTTTACATCATTTTCCCCCGTGTGGTAAGACTAAAAATTTCTTTGCTCAGACAACTTGCTACCATTCTTTTTGTGCAGAGAGACTATGAAGAATTCAAGGTTCGGATAAATGGGCTGGTTGCCACGGCACAAAAGGTTCCCGAAGATGGCTGGACTATGCAAGATGGAACGCCTTGGCCCGGAAATCTTGTCAGGGATCATCCTGGAATGATTCAGGTATAAATCTGATCTCTTTTGTAGCCTAACTTCAATGGAGATATTTTAAGATTGTACTATTGTGACCTAACCTATTTTCATTTTATGAAATTGAAAAGGTCTTCCTGGGTAATGATGGTGTCCGTGATATTGAAGGGAATATACTGCCTCGCCTTATCTATGTTTCTCGTGAGAAGCGTCCAGGATTTGACCACCACAAGAAGGCTGGTGCCATGAATGCTTTGGTAAGTCGTTGTTTGTTTCTTCTTCTGCCTCCcctccctctttttttttttaatttaaaaaaaaaaaaaagcattggATAGGCTTTTGACCCTTTTTTAAAATGTGATTTTAGATGCGGGTATCAGCGGTCATATCAAATGCTCCTTACTTGCTCAATGTGGATTGTGATCACTATATAAATAACAGTAAGGCACTGAGAGAAGCTATGTGCTTTATGATGGACCCCACTTCAGGAAAGAAAATATGCTACGTACAATTTCCGCAAAGGTTTGATGGTATTGACAGGCATGACAGATACTCCAACCGCAATGTGGTCTTCTTTGATGTACGTAAGAAGCTTTCTTCTGGGGTTTTTGTTATGCAATGTTGCAGTGTTTATGTTTGTGCATAAGTATACGATATGCACTATTAGCTGCCTGACAGAAAGCTAATTTTATGCCATTTGCGTTAACAGATCAATATGAAAGGACTTGATGGGATCCAGGGTCCAATTTACGTGGGTACTGGATGTGTCTTCAGGAGGCAAGCACTTTATGGTTATGATGCTCCAAAGAAGACGAAACCTCCAGGAAAAACATGCAACTGCTGGCCGAAATGGTGTTGCTGTTGTTTCAGTTCTCGAAAGAAGCATAAGAAAGGGAAAACAACTAAGgataacaaaaagaaaactaaaaCCAAAGAGGCTTCACCACAAATTCACGCCCTTGAAAATATCGAGGAAGGAATTGAAGGTACGGAATGGACACTTTGAGAAGCCACCACTAAGGCTAATTTGTAGGCTTAAGTATTTAGATTAATGAGTTTGGATCCTTTTCAATTTGCCTATTTGGTTAGCAAACATTCTAATTTCGAAGTTCCTCTGTCTTAACTTTCTTCTTTTTGGATTATATCTGAGTTAAAATCTCTGGAGCATGTTTCTTCCCTTACTCATGGTGAAACTTCAGATTCTTGTACGTTCATTTGTCGTTAACTTGCTTTTTGCTGCAGGAATTGATAGTGAAAAAGCAACCCTTATGCCTCAGATAAAACTTGAGAAGAAATTTGGACAATCACCAGTATTTGTTGCTTCAACACTTCTAGAAGATGGTGGCATTCCTCCAGGAGCAACATCAGCATCTCTCCTGAAAGAAGCAATACATGTCATTAGTTGTGGTTATGAAGATAAAACAGAATGGGGTAGAGAGGTAAAATACATGCTGATGTTTTTATTTTCTGGAATGCATTCTGCATTTATTTGGTCTAACTTGTCGTGCACCGCCAGGTTGGATGGATTTATGGATCTGTTACTGAGGATATCCTTACCGGATTTAAGATGCACTGTCACGGTTGGAGATCTGTCTACTGCATGCCCAAAAGGCCTGCGTTTAAGGGGTCAGCTCCTATCAATCTTTCAGATCGTCTTCACCAGGTTCTGCGGTGGGCTTTGGGATCTGTTGAAATTCTCTTGAGTAAACATTGTCCCATTTGGTATGGATATGGGTGTGGGCTGAAGCCGCTGGAGCGCTTTTCCTACATAAACTCAGTGGTCTACCCATTGACTTCTCTTCCTTTGATCGCATATTGTGCATTGCCAGCTGTCTGTTTGCTTACTGGGAAATTTATTGTTCCAGAGGTAAGGATTT comes from the Nicotiana sylvestris chromosome 4, ASM39365v2, whole genome shotgun sequence genome and includes:
- the LOC104231505 gene encoding cellulose synthase A catalytic subunit 2 [UDP-forming]-like, whose amino-acid sequence is MDTKGRLVAGSHNRNEFVVINADEVGRVTSVKELSGQICQICGDEIEVTVDGEPFIACNECAFPVCRQCYEYERREGNQACPQCKTRFKRIKGSPRVDGDDEDDEFDDLDHEFDYHGNPRYMSEAALSSRLGRGTNHNASGLTTPSEIDPAALHSEIPLLTYGQEDDTISADKHALIIPPFMGRGKKVHPVPYSDSMSLPPRPMDPKKDLAVYGYGTVAWKERMEDWKKKQNDKLQVVKHGGGKGGGNDGDELDDPDLPKMDEGRQPLSRKLPISSSRLSPYRLLILVRLAVVGLFFHYRITHPVNDAYALWLISIICEIWFAVSWIFDQFPKWFPIVRETYLDRLSLRYEKEGKPSGLAPIDIFVSTVDPMKEPPLITANTVLSILAVDYPVDKVSCYVSDDGAAMLTFEALSETSEFARKWVPFCKKFNIEPRAPEWYFSQKVDYLKNKVHPSFVRERRAMKRDYEEFKVRINGLVATAQKVPEDGWTMQDGTPWPGNLVRDHPGMIQVFLGNDGVRDIEGNILPRLIYVSREKRPGFDHHKKAGAMNALMRVSAVISNAPYLLNVDCDHYINNSKALREAMCFMMDPTSGKKICYVQFPQRFDGIDRHDRYSNRNVVFFDINMKGLDGIQGPIYVGTGCVFRRQALYGYDAPKKTKPPGKTCNCWPKWCCCCFSSRKKHKKGKTTKDNKKKTKTKEASPQIHALENIEEGIEGIDSEKATLMPQIKLEKKFGQSPVFVASTLLEDGGIPPGATSASLLKEAIHVISCGYEDKTEWGREVGWIYGSVTEDILTGFKMHCHGWRSVYCMPKRPAFKGSAPINLSDRLHQVLRWALGSVEILLSKHCPIWYGYGCGLKPLERFSYINSVVYPLTSLPLIAYCALPAVCLLTGKFIVPEISNYASILFMGLFIMIAATSVLEMQWGGVTIDDWWRNEQFWVIGGASSHLFALFQGLLKVLAGVSTSFTVTSKAADDGEFSELYLFKWTSLLIPPMTLLIINIIGVIVGISDAINNGYDSWGPLFGRLFFALWVIVHLYPFLKGVMGRQNKVPTIIVVWSILLASIFSLLWVRVNPFTARGGLVLEVCGLDCE